AAGATTCCTCTTCCCACTGTTCCAATAACTTTTCAACCCTTGGTTGTTATGCTTGTGCCCATGGTATTCGGGGTTTCTGTGTCTTTTATCGGCATGTTTTTATATTTGCTGCTCGGACTTATCGGGCTGCCAATCTTCGCCCACGGCGGAGGGATAGCATATGTGCTTAACCCCACTTTCGGCTATCTGGTGGGTTTTGTGGTTTCTTCTGTAGTAATAGGCTATATATCTGACAAGGCAGAAAATATCAAAGGTTTTATCAGCGGCGGTTTACTGGGCCTTATTATAATTTATTTTCTTGGGGTTTGCTATCTTTTTATAAATATCAACTATATTCAGGACAAGCCAATGTCAATGATGACAGCATTAAAAATTGGTTTTTTTATACCAATATGGCTGGATTT
The nucleotide sequence above comes from Flexistipes sp.. Encoded proteins:
- a CDS encoding biotin transporter BioY; this encodes MKIESREKRVAYAGMIVALMAVSAFMKIPLPTVPITFQPLVVMLVPMVFGVSVSFIGMFLYLLLGLIGLPIFAHGGGIAYVLNPTFGYLVGFVVSSVVIGYISDKAENIKGFISGGLLGLIIIYFLGVCYLFININYIQDKPMSMMTALKIGFFIPIWLDLVKLVVAAFIAGKVRKIIK